The proteins below come from a single Kosakonia sp. SMBL-WEM22 genomic window:
- the acpS gene encoding holo-ACP synthase — translation MAILGLGTDIVEIARIEAVVARSGDRLAKRVLSPHEWALYEAHQQPVRFLAKRFAVKEAAAKALGTGIRNGLAFNQFDVFNDELGKPSLRLCGEAERLAARMGVRSVHVTLADERHYACATVIIES, via the coding sequence ATGGCTATTTTAGGACTGGGCACCGATATCGTTGAGATCGCTCGCATTGAAGCGGTGGTCGCCCGCAGCGGCGATCGGCTGGCGAAACGCGTGCTCAGCCCTCATGAATGGGCACTCTACGAAGCGCACCAGCAGCCGGTGCGCTTTCTCGCCAAACGCTTTGCGGTTAAAGAGGCGGCGGCAAAAGCGCTCGGCACCGGCATTCGCAATGGTCTGGCGTTCAATCAATTCGACGTGTTTAACGATGAGCTGGGAAAGCCGAGCCTGCGCCTGTGCGGTGAAGCTGAACGGCTGGCAGCGCGGATGGGGGTGCGTTCAGTACATGTAACGCTGGCGGATGAGCGCCACTACGCCTGTGCGACGGTGATTATCGAAAGTTAG
- the tadA gene encoding tRNA adenosine(34) deaminase TadA: MSNPELTHEHWMRYALTLAKRAWEEGEVPVGAVLVYNNQVIGEGWNRPIGRHDPTAHAEIMALRQGGLVLQNYRLIDTTLYVTLEPCVMCAGAMVHSRIGQLVFGARDAKTGAVGSLMDVLHHPGMNHRVEFTEGVLRDECAAMLSDFFRQRRLEKKALKTGNA; this comes from the coding sequence TTGTCCAATCCCGAACTGACTCACGAACACTGGATGCGTTATGCGCTTACGCTGGCGAAGCGCGCCTGGGAAGAGGGCGAAGTGCCGGTGGGCGCGGTGCTGGTGTATAACAACCAGGTGATTGGCGAAGGGTGGAATCGCCCGATTGGCCGTCACGATCCCACCGCGCACGCGGAGATTATGGCGCTGCGCCAGGGTGGGCTGGTGCTGCAAAACTACCGGCTGATCGACACCACGCTCTATGTGACACTTGAGCCATGCGTGATGTGCGCAGGTGCCATGGTGCATAGCCGGATCGGCCAACTGGTGTTTGGCGCGCGGGATGCGAAAACCGGTGCGGTAGGGTCGTTAATGGATGTGCTCCATCACCCGGGGATGAATCACCGGGTCGAGTTTACCGAAGGCGTGCTGCGCGACGAGTGCGCGGCAATGTTGAGCGATTTTTTCCGCCAGCGTCGGCTGGAGAAGAAAGCCCTGAAAACTGGCAATGCCTGA
- a CDS encoding MurR/RpiR family transcriptional regulator, which yields MNCLIRIRQRYPGLAQSDKKLAEFLLENPDRARHLSSQQLAAEAGVSQSSVVKFAQKMEFKGFPAMKLAISEALASSPNPYSVPVHNKIRGDDALRVVGEKLIKEYQSAMHASLDVNSEEKLLESVRLLRESRRIVLTGIGASGLVARNFGWKLMKIGFNAIVEQDMHALLAAVQALEPGDLLLPVSYSGERREINMAADEALRVGAKILAITGFTPNALQQRATHSLYTIAEEQATRSAAISSTSAQMMLTDLLFMALVQQDLEHAPERIRHSEELVKKLV from the coding sequence ATGAACTGTTTGATCCGCATTCGCCAGCGCTATCCCGGCCTTGCGCAGAGTGATAAAAAGCTGGCGGAATTTCTGCTCGAAAACCCTGACCGCGCCCGCCATTTAAGCTCGCAGCAGCTGGCGGCGGAAGCGGGCGTCAGTCAGTCGAGCGTAGTGAAATTTGCGCAGAAGATGGAGTTCAAAGGCTTTCCGGCAATGAAGCTGGCAATCAGCGAAGCGCTAGCCAGCAGCCCCAACCCCTACTCCGTGCCGGTGCATAATAAAATTCGCGGCGATGACGCCCTGCGTGTGGTCGGCGAGAAGCTGATTAAAGAGTACCAGAGCGCGATGCACGCCTCGCTGGATGTGAACAGCGAAGAGAAGCTGCTGGAGAGCGTGCGCCTGCTGCGCGAATCGCGGCGTATCGTGCTGACCGGTATCGGCGCATCGGGCCTGGTGGCGCGCAATTTTGGCTGGAAGCTGATGAAAATCGGCTTCAACGCTATTGTCGAACAGGATATGCACGCGCTACTGGCGGCGGTGCAGGCGCTGGAGCCGGGCGATCTGCTGCTGCCAGTCTCCTACTCGGGCGAACGCCGCGAGATCAATATGGCGGCTGACGAAGCGTTACGCGTTGGGGCAAAGATCCTCGCGATCACCGGCTTTACCCCTAATGCACTACAACAGCGCGCGACCCACTCGCTCTACACCATTGCGGAGGAGCAGGCGACGCGCAGCGCGGCGATCTCCTCCACCAGTGCCCAGATGATGCTGACGGATCTGCTCTTTATGGCGCTGGTTCAGCAGGATCTGGAGCATGCGCCAGAGCGTATTCGCCACAGCGAGGAGCTGGTAAAAAAACTGGTTTGA
- the pdxJ gene encoding pyridoxine 5'-phosphate synthase, with amino-acid sequence MAELLLGVNIDHIATLRNARGTAYPDPVQAAFIAEQAGADGITVHLREDRRHITDRDVRILRQTLHTRMNLEMAVTDEMLAIACETKPHFCCLVPEKRQEVTTEGGLDVAGQRDKMRDACQRLAQAGILVSLFIDADNAQIQAAAEVGAPYIEIHTGCYADAENEAAQAKELERIAHAATYAASLGLKVNAGHGLTYHNVKAIAAIPEMHELNIGHAIIGRAVMSGLKEAVAEMKRLMLEARA; translated from the coding sequence ATGGCTGAATTACTGTTGGGCGTAAACATCGATCACATTGCCACTCTGCGCAACGCGCGCGGCACCGCTTACCCGGATCCGGTGCAGGCGGCGTTTATTGCCGAGCAGGCGGGTGCCGATGGTATTACCGTCCATCTGCGTGAAGATCGTCGCCACATTACCGACAGAGACGTGCGTATCCTTCGCCAGACGCTGCACACGCGCATGAATCTCGAAATGGCCGTTACCGATGAGATGCTGGCGATTGCCTGCGAAACGAAGCCACACTTCTGCTGCCTGGTGCCGGAAAAGCGTCAGGAAGTAACGACCGAAGGCGGGCTGGACGTGGCCGGACAGCGCGACAAGATGCGCGATGCCTGCCAGCGCCTGGCACAGGCGGGCATTCTGGTGTCGCTGTTTATCGATGCCGACAACGCGCAGATCCAAGCCGCGGCGGAAGTGGGCGCGCCCTATATTGAAATCCACACCGGTTGTTACGCCGATGCTGAAAACGAGGCTGCGCAGGCGAAAGAGCTGGAGCGTATTGCCCATGCCGCAACCTATGCCGCCAGCCTCGGGCTAAAAGTGAACGCCGGTCACGGGCTGACCTACCACAATGTAAAAGCTATTGCCGCGATTCCAGAGATGCACGAGCTGAATATCGGCCACGCAATTATTGGTCGTGCCGTGATGAGCGGCCTGAAAGAGGCGGTGGCAGAGATGAAACGTTTGATGCTGGAAGCGCGCGCATAA
- a CDS encoding YfhL family 4Fe-4S dicluster ferredoxin: MALLITKKCINCDMCEPECPNEAISLGESIYEINSDRCTECVGHYETPTCQKVCPIPNTILKDPAHQESEEQLWDKFVLLHHADKI; the protein is encoded by the coding sequence ATGGCGCTGTTAATTACCAAAAAATGCATCAACTGCGATATGTGCGAGCCGGAGTGCCCGAATGAGGCCATTTCGCTTGGCGAGAGCATTTATGAGATTAACAGCGACCGCTGCACCGAGTGCGTGGGCCACTATGAAACACCGACCTGCCAGAAAGTGTGCCCGATCCCCAATACCATCCTGAAAGATCCGGCACATCAAGAGAGTGAAGAGCAGCTGTGGGATAAGTTTGTGCTGCTGCACCACGCAGACAAAATCTAA
- a CDS encoding MFS transporter — protein MTPATRTTPRRALQIPAFRYLFSARLLTVLGNGIAPIALAFAVLDIGGSASDLGLVVAARSLFNVAFLLIGGVLADRYSRSRVMVISSFVAALSQGAVAWLVLDGSASVMLLALLGTLNGAAAGIALPASSALVPQTVPVHLRREANALLQLGIYSGTVIGASLGGILTSAVGPGWGLAIDALGFAASAPLYYAIRIGAIKAAEATSNILQDLRDGWKEFASRPWVWSVVVQFTLINAAFSGIVMVLGPVIADSAFGRAQWGLIIAAQSVGLIVGSFLALRWRPKRDLFIGVVLMAFCAVPTWLLGQAAPANWLMAAFFCAGIVFGLFGVAWAQSLQTHIPAEKLARVYAWDAMGSFIAIPVGELAAGPLAMRFGSETVLTASALVVILACIGAGLVPAIRRLESAPQVKSSGPGLSS, from the coding sequence ATGACTCCAGCAACCCGCACAACGCCGCGCCGCGCCTTGCAGATCCCAGCCTTTCGCTATCTCTTTTCTGCCCGCCTGCTTACCGTGCTGGGCAACGGCATTGCGCCGATCGCGCTGGCTTTCGCGGTGCTCGATATTGGCGGCTCGGCAAGCGATCTCGGTTTGGTGGTGGCGGCACGCTCGCTGTTCAACGTCGCTTTTTTATTGATTGGTGGCGTGCTGGCGGATCGCTACTCCCGCAGCCGCGTGATGGTCATTTCCTCATTTGTCGCCGCGCTTTCGCAGGGTGCGGTCGCCTGGCTGGTGCTTGATGGTTCAGCCAGCGTTATGCTGCTCGCCCTGCTCGGTACGCTTAATGGCGCAGCGGCGGGCATTGCCCTTCCCGCCTCCTCGGCGCTGGTACCGCAAACGGTGCCTGTTCACCTGCGCCGTGAAGCGAATGCGCTGTTACAACTTGGGATTTACAGCGGAACAGTCATCGGAGCCTCGCTCGGCGGTATCCTGACCAGCGCGGTCGGTCCCGGCTGGGGGCTGGCCATTGATGCGCTCGGTTTTGCCGCCTCGGCACCGCTCTATTACGCCATTCGCATCGGTGCGATTAAGGCCGCAGAGGCGACGAGCAATATCCTGCAGGATCTGCGCGACGGCTGGAAAGAGTTCGCCAGCCGTCCCTGGGTCTGGTCGGTGGTGGTGCAGTTCACCCTGATTAACGCCGCTTTCAGCGGCATCGTGATGGTGCTCGGGCCGGTGATTGCCGACAGCGCTTTCGGCCGAGCCCAGTGGGGGCTGATTATTGCCGCGCAGAGTGTGGGCCTGATTGTCGGCTCGTTCCTGGCGCTGCGCTGGCGACCCAAGCGCGATCTCTTTATCGGCGTGGTGCTGATGGCGTTCTGCGCCGTGCCCACCTGGCTGCTCGGCCAGGCGGCACCGGCAAACTGGCTGATGGCGGCCTTCTTTTGCGCCGGCATCGTCTTCGGCCTCTTCGGCGTGGCGTGGGCGCAGTCGCTACAAACTCACATTCCGGCGGAGAAGCTGGCGCGGGTCTACGCCTGGGACGCGATGGGATCGTTTATTGCCATTCCGGTGGGCGAACTGGCAGCCGGGCCGCTGGCGATGCGTTTTGGTAGCGAAACGGTGTTAACCGCCTCGGCGTTAGTGGTGATCCTCGCCTGCATTGGCGCGGGTCTGGTGCCGGCGATCCGCCGTCTGGAGAGCGCCCCACAGGTGAAATCGAGTGGACCTGGCCTCTCCAGTTGA
- the yfhb gene encoding phosphatidylglycerophosphatase C, with translation MATSERRVVFFDLDGTLHQQDMFGTFLRYLLRHHPLNALLVLPLLPVIGAGLLIKGRAARWPMSLLLWGCTFGHSERHLNALQQKFATWFRGHVTAFPVVQTRLTNYLAASDADIWLITGSPQSLVEQVYFDTPWLPRVNVIASQMTRGYGGWVLTMRCLGHEKVAQLERKIGTPLRLYSGYSDSKQDNPLLYFCQHRWRVTRRGELQQLE, from the coding sequence TTGGCTACCAGTGAACGCCGCGTTGTATTTTTTGACCTTGATGGAACATTACATCAGCAGGATATGTTCGGCACTTTTTTGCGCTATCTACTGCGACATCATCCGCTCAATGCGCTGCTTGTGCTGCCGCTGTTGCCGGTGATTGGCGCCGGGCTATTGATTAAGGGCCGCGCCGCGCGCTGGCCGATGAGCCTGCTGTTATGGGGCTGCACCTTCGGTCACAGCGAGCGCCATCTCAACGCCTTACAGCAGAAGTTCGCCACCTGGTTTCGCGGGCATGTCACGGCCTTTCCGGTGGTGCAGACGCGATTAACCAACTATCTGGCCGCCTCGGATGCGGATATCTGGCTGATCACCGGCTCGCCGCAGTCGCTGGTGGAGCAGGTCTATTTCGACACCCCCTGGCTACCACGCGTCAATGTTATCGCCAGCCAGATGACCCGCGGCTACGGCGGTTGGGTGCTGACGATGCGCTGCCTCGGGCATGAGAAAGTCGCGCAATTAGAGCGAAAAATCGGTACGCCGCTGCGTCTCTACAGCGGCTATAGCGACAGTAAACAGGACAACCCGCTGCTCTACTTCTGCCAGCACCGCTGGCGGGTTACGCGCCGTGGCGAACTGCAACAGCTTGAGTAG